TAGGCCGTCTCGGGCACGTAGCCTGATTAGTGAGAGGCATTGCGAAACCGGATCTCACGGAACCGCAAAATAAAGCCCATAACAAAATGCCCACCAGCAACGAGCCGCCCTTAGTGGCCTCCGGCAGACGCACCAGGGCCCCCTTCGCCCCGCTAACGGCACCGCCGACTGCGGCCAGATGGCCCCTGCCCTCCGCCTCGGCCCCTGAGACAGGGCAGGGAATCCGGCACCGGCAGGAACCTCCTATCGGTGAATGTTGAAAGGTAGTGGTTCTAATGGCAATGACAAGCAAAGCAGGCGTACTGATCGCAGGATCTGCCCTGGTGGCGGGCCTGCTTACAGGTTGCGGAGAACAAACGGTGGTCGAGGAGGCTCAGGAAGCAGGCCCCACCGCTGAAGCGGCGATTCTGGGTGAAACGGTCACTCTCCAGGCGGAGGTTCAAGACATCATCGGGCCTAACTCCTTCACGGTCGGCGATGACACGCTGGTCTTGGGTGAGGGTATAACCGAAGGCCTGGAAGACGGGGAACAGGTACAGGTCACCGGGACCGTCCGCAGTTTCGTCAAAGCGGACGTGGAAAGGGACTACGGCCTGGACTTCAACGATGATGAAGACTCCTTCGTCGTCGAGTACGAGCAGGATCTGGCCGTAGTGGCAGACAAGGTCCAGAAACTCCCTTAAGCAAGGAGGCAGTGGCACCCCTTGGCAGGGCGGACATTAGGGCTTCCCTTCGGGGTTCGCTGCAGTTCCCGCTTGGATAGGTAGCTTCTGGAAAGCGGCCCTGGACGGTAGTGAAATTTGGAAAGGGCATGTCCATGGATAGGGAAAAAAAGGTCTTCGCGGCGATGGTGGCACCATGTGTTGCGGCGATGCTTCTAACCGGGTGCACTCCGCCCGCTGACGAAGACCGTTACGCGGTAGCTGTGGGGTCAGACAAAGACTTTGCGGGCCTTGAATTGCGCAGCGTCTTCATTGTCGCTTCGGGCGAAAATGAACCCGGCCGGATCCTTGGAACGGTCTTCAATACAACTGGCGAGAATGTGGATCTGGTTATTGGAGACCGTGACGACGAACTGCCGGTGAGCATTCCAGCTGGCGGGAAGGTGGAATTCCAAGATTCCCCGGTTGTGCTCAGCAGCACAGAAGCCAGTCCAGGCGCGCGGACCGACCTGACTGTCACAGCGCAGGGTGACACGACAAGTTTTGACGTGGCCGTCCTCGACGGCACCCTGGAGCAATATGCACCGTATGTTCCCAAATAGGGATTAGGTCATTGAGTCAACTGACGCGGCCACCCGAGGTTCCAACCGAGGGGTAACTAATTGCCCTTGAACTGTGCGCCACTCAGCGCGCAGTGCATTAAGAGAACTAGTAAGCAAACGGTAATTGTATGTTACTGGCCATCCAATCAGATGAGGAGCACCAGCATCATGGCATCAAAGAACACCAGCGGGTCCAGTACCCCTAAGGAACATCGCGATGACGCCGTTGCCGCTGAAAAGGAGCGGTTCGGCGGGATCAAGTTCGGTTCAGCGTTCTTTGGCTGGCTGACGGCCATCGGGCTCACTGTAATCCTTAGTGCCTTGGCCGCCGCCATCGGCCTGGGGGCAGGAGCTGCGAACAACACCAGCGCCGGTGAAGCCGCGAACCAGGCCACGGAGAATGCCCAGACCATCGGCATCGTCAGCGGGATCGTGCTGGCTATCGTCCTGTTCGTTGCTTATTACTGCGGCGGGTACGTTGCCGGACGCATGGCACGCTTCGATGGAATGAAGCAGGGCATCGCGGTCTGGCTGTGGGGCATCATCATCGCGATCGTCCTCGCCATCCTCGGAGCCATTGCCGGCAACCAGTTCAACGTCATGGCTACCATCGGCGGAGCCCCCCGGATCCCGGTCGACGAAAACCTCCTGACCGCAAGCGGCCTGATCGCCCTGGCTATCGCCATCCTCGTGCCCCTTATCGGGGCCATCATCGGCGGCAAAGCCGGCATGCGCTTCCACCGCAGAGTGGACCAGGCCGGCATCAACCACCAGACCGGCCTGACCCACTAAACCGCGGATCTCTTCCTGGACCGGCCCTTGAACCCAGGCCATACCTCGCCTCCCCTGGGTAGCCGCGACCCCGATGGCTGCGGAACTTCACCCGGTAACAACATAAGGACAAACAGCAGCAAATTCGGGGGTCACAAAAGGCCCCCGAAGGAGTAGCGTTCGACTTATGGGGCGTTCTTCCGCGCCCACCGCCAAAGGGGAGGTCATTCCATGGGTGAAGTGTGGATCCGTACGCTCGGCAACGGGCTGGTCCGGGCAGACAGAGTCACCGAGATTTCATCCACCCGCGGATCCCTGCATGAGGACCAGGGGTATTCGCTGAAGGTCATTGTTGACGGCAAGGGCCACGTGCTGATTGACGACGCCGACCTGCAGGGCACCGCGGCGGAACGGTTCGAGTACGCGCGGCACGTTGAGGACGCCCTGCTGCTCGCCATGGACGAGGCCCGTGAGAACGACGCTTCCGTGGTGATTTCCTACGAGCCCGAGCGCGAGCGCTGGTCCTCTGCCGCCGTCTCGGTGTTAACCGGAAGACTTCCCGAGGCGGTCGGCTGAAGCCGGGCCGCCGGCGCAGGAGGAGCCGGCGGCTACCGGGTAGAGGTTTCGCTTGATCAGTTGCACGGACCGTTTGCAGGCGCGCAGGGCGGTGCGCAGCGCCCGGAGCAGGTGGAGGCGGCCCAAGCCGGTCTTAGGCCCTGCCGCAGGACGCCTCCGCCCAGGCAGCCGCTTCCCTCCTTTGACCTGGCCAAATGATGCCGTGCCGGAGGGGATGCAAGGGGGAACATTCCCCTTTTTCCGCCGTCATCACGCGGGTAACGAAAAGACCATCCGATGTAATAAATGCCATGGTGTTGCGTGAGTCACATTTCGCCCCTACTCTGGATGAGGCTGATGCAAACGGCCATAGCAAGAAGCTGCAGCGTCGCAGCCAATGCCGGGGAAGGCTTTACAACTTGAACTCTAAGCTCAACATTGTTGTCCGTGTAGATCTCGACCACGCACGTGCGAAGGTGATTGCAAAGGGGCATATCACCGTCCACAGCGTCAACGCCCTTTATGTAGTAGCTAAGCGGGCCAATTCCTTAAGGGCAGGCCTGGATTTGGAACTGGATGTCTCGCACGCCCGCGTAGATGAAGCAGCCCTGAAAATGCTCCAGACCTCGTCTGAGACCCATCACTTGCCAGCCAGGATCGATCCGCAGCAAGCGCCCTGCACCATCAGCGTGCTGGCGCCGCGGCGGCAGGCTGCGGCAGCAACCACCCGCCTGGCCGCATAGGCCAAAGACCGCGGCAACTCCCAGCGCCCAGCGTGGGGCCCAGAGTTTGCCATCAACCTCTTCCACACTTTCCATCGACCCCTGAGTACAGCTCGATCTGAATACACGGATGGCTGTACTCTGGGATCATGGAGACTCTTACGCACGCGCCGGTCCTGGCGCGCTTCGGTTATGCAGTGTCCGACCCCACACGGGCAAGGATCCTGCTGGCCCTGGCCGACGGCGGCGCGTACCCGTCCGATCTTGCCGAGTCCATCGGCGTATCCCGCCAGAGCATGTCCAACCATCTGGCGTGCCTGCGCGGCTGCGGCCTGGTGGTGGCTGTTCCGGACGGCAGGCGGACCAGATACGAACTTGCCGACGGCCGGCTGGGGCACGCCATGCGCGACCTGATCGGTGTTGTCCTGGCGGTGGATCCTGCCTGCTGCGCCCCGGACGGGACGTGCACGGCATGACCAGCCTCCAGCTCTCACCGGCACCGGGCCGGCGTGCGGTCCTGACCCGCCGCATCCGTTTCTTCGCTGCGGCCACCATCACCTACAACGTCGTTGAAGCCGTGGTCGCGCTCTGGGCCGGGAATGTTGCCGGTTCGGCAGCGCTGATCGGTTTCGGCCTGGACTCCGTGATCGAGGTGGCCTCCGCCGTCGCCCTGTCCTGGCAACTCGCTTCGAAGGACCCGGAGCGGCGCGAGCACCTCACGCTGCGCATCATCGCCCTGTCCTTCTTTGCCCTCGCAGCCTTCGTCGCCGCCGACGCCGTCCGGTCGCTGGCCGTCGGTGAACCAGCAGGGCATTCCACACCGGGCATCGTCATCGCCGCGCTGAGCCTGGCCATCATGCCGGTGCTGTCCTGGCTGCAGCGCCGGGCCGGACGGGAACTGGGCTCCAGAACAGCGGTGGCGGACTCCAAGCAGACGCTGCTGTGCACGTACCTCTCAGCCGTGCTCCTGGTGGGCCTGCTGCTCAACAGCACGCTGGGTTTGTGGTGGGCCGATGCCATCGCGGCCCTGATCATCGCCGCCATCGCCGTACGTGAAGGCATCAATGCCTGGCGCGGGGATGCCTGCTGCGCCGGTTGCGGTGGCCCAGCGCCGGCAGAGCAGGGCCCAATGACGCCCTAGGTGTCCGGCTGCCAACAGGAGCGGAAAAGTCGAGTACCCAATACTGTGTCCCGCTTCTTCCGTCCCGCGTAGGGTCCTTCCTAAGCCTGGGGGTGGTCAAGGCCCTTTTTCCCGGCCGGGAGGAGGGGTCACCCCCTCCTGGGCGGAAGGACATTGCTGATGCAGGACGAAGGGCTCGCTCCGCCCCTCCTGGACCCCTCCGTGCTGGACAGGCTGCGCGACGATGTGGACGACGACGAGGGCATCTGGAAGGTGTTCGTGCAAAGCTTCATCGCACAGCTTCCCGACAGGACCGAAAGGCTGCGACTCACCCTGACAACCGGGGATCTGGGTGGTGCCATCGACGCCGTGCTCAGCCTGAAAACCTCAAGCCAGATGGTGGGTGCCCAGCGCCTGGCGGGCTTGGCCTTAGGTCTGGAGAGGTCGCTGCGGGAAGATGAGAGCCGCGCCGAACCCGCCGTTGTCCTGCCCCATCTGGCAGCGGCCCACCTTCGCCGGATCAAGCAGTGCAGCAGACAAACCATCTACGCGCTGCAGGCCTGGCTGTAATGCTCGCCGGACGAGGCAAACCGGGCCGATCGGTAGGATTTTTATTATGAAGATGGCCATTGCGGGGGGAACCGGAACAGTCGGACGCCACGTTGTGGAACTGGCCCGCGAGCGCGGGCACGACGTGGTCAGCCTGAGCCGCTCGGAGGGCGTGGATCTGGTTAGCGGAAGAGGCTTGGAGCAGGCTCTTCATGGGATGGATACCGTGATCGACGTATCCGGCATTGAGTCCATGTCGACAAAGAAGAACGTGGACTACTTCACCAACAGCACCCAGAATCTGCTGGCAGCTGAGAAGAAGGCGGGTGTCCGGCACCACATTGCGCTCTCCATCGTGGGCATCGACCATGCCACGTCCGGTCTTTATGCGGGAAAGCGGGCGCAGGAGGACGCGGTCCGGCACGGCGGCGTGCCGTGGACCCTGCTGCGCAGCACGCAGTTCCACGAGTTCGTGCCGCTGACTATCAAGGTTGCCTCGGCAGGGCCGCTGGTAGTGGTTCCCAAGATGTTTACCCAGCCCATAGCGGCGCGGGAGGTGGCCGAAGCCCTGATCGCGGCGGCCGAGTCTGGACCGCAGGGACGCAGCACAGATCTGGGCGGTCCCCGCACGGAGGAGCTGGCGGATCTTGTCCGCGCCTACCTGGCCAAGACTGGCCAACGCAGGAGAATCCTCGAGGTTCCGTTCCCTGGGCCTATGGGGGAAGCCATGCGCCGCGGCGACCTGGTCCCGGCGCCGGGCGCCGCCGTCGGACGCCAAACGTTCCTCGAATGGCTTGAAACACGTAGTGGCGGGAGCGGTCAGGAAAAGTAGAGTACCGGCTACTCGTGTTCTCCGCGGGTGCCGCCCCTAGATTCGATGAAAACCCGCGCAGCTGCGGGCGGACCGGAAGTCGAGGGGGCAGAAAATTGGCAGTACAACCGGTAGCCGGAAGCAGGCGAACCCAAAACCCTGGGTTCCTGCTGGATCTGATCACGGGCGCGGAGACCGATCTGGACTCGGTGCAGCGGTTGGCGGAGGCTGCTGCTTTCGCCCTTGGCGGGTCTGGAGGGGTTGATTGTGCCGCCACGTTGACGCATGCGGGCCGTCCGCCCGTCACCGCAGGGAATGTGGGAGCGGCGGCGTGCGTTGCGGACTCCGAAGCCCGTTACTGCGACGGTCCCATGGTCCAGGCCGCCGCCATCTCGGGTCATGTGTCGGTGACCGGGGACGGGCCGTCCCAGCGGTGGCAGGCCTACCGGCGCCGGTTGGTGGGATCCGGGTATGGCGTGGCACTGGCTGTTCCGCTTGAACTTGACGGCCGAACATCCTGCGTCCTGGTGTTCCTGGGTACCGCCGGCTTCGAATTCACGCAGGACTTGGTAGACGAGGCCTCGCGGTTCGCGGCGGTGGCGTCACAGAGCATGAGGCTGGCCGTTGAAGTGCGCAGCATCCGCGCCGCCGGGGACAACCTGAAGACTGTCCTGGAGAGCCGCAGGTCCATCGACGTGGCCTGCGGCGTGATCATGGCGCAAAACAGCTGCTCCTACCCGGAGGCGTTCAGCAAGCTCGCCGGCGTTTCCCGGCAGCGGAACCTGAAGGTCCGCAGCGTCGCCGAAAATATTGTCAAGGCGGTGACCGGCGGGATGCCGGCAGCCCGGTTTGATCTGCCGGCCCTTGCGTAGGCGCAGTGCATGTGGACTAAACAGAGCCAGGGTTTCTGCCCGGCATGCGGCAGGACCACCAACCACGTGACGCACTATCACAAGGACGACGGCGGTACGCTCGTAGCCCGCGTCCATTGCGCGGAGTGCCGGGAACCTTCCGGGATGACGGCCAGACACCACAGTTCCGGGCTGCAGTGGAAATCCACCGGCGTCGGGCAGTCTGACATGAGTACTTGAAGCAGGGTTTGAGTCCCTACCTGACAGTTATGGGTGCCGGCGCACCTTGCACGTCCGGTTAACGCAGCCGCGTTAGCCGTTCGATGAAGTCGTCAGCCTGCGCCAGGTTTCGGGCCATCTTTGCTCGCTCGTGCACCGCCCTTTCCAGGAACTCCGCGAGGCGGGCCGGGTGACCCGCATCGGGGGGCGCTTCAGAAAGCGAAGCGAGCATCGCCAGGATCTCCGCCATCTCCTCCAGCGAGAAACCCAGCGGCTTCATCTGCTTGATCACCATCAGGCGCTCGAAGTCGTCCTCGCTGTAGACGCGGAAGCCACCGTCGGTGCGGGCCGTCGCCGGCAGCAGGCCGACGTCGTCGTAATGCCGGATGGTCCGCAGGGACAGCCCTGTCCGTTCCGCCAACTCGCCGATATGCATGGTGTCGCTCCCGGTCCTGGCCGTCATAGGGCCCTCCGTTCCTTGTCCGGGGTCAAACTCTACCATCACGTTAGGGTAGAGTTTTTGGTGAGCGGTGAAACCTTCGAGGGTCATTCCCCTCTTCCGGCGCGCTGCCGCGCCCCCTTCATTCTTTGAAAAAAGCGAAGACACCGTAGTGTCTTCCTGACCATGAACGGAGCCAGCAATGGCCGTCAAAACCGCCGGGGAAGCCCCTGCCTACACGCCCGAACAGCTCCAGTCGGTCCGGGAAACCCTCAAATCGCCCAGAAGGCTCAAGACCGAAGTCCTCGCCGGCCTGGTCGTCGCGCTGGCGCTGATCCCGGAAGCGATCGCCTTCTCGATCATCGCCGGCGTCGATCCGCGCCTGGGACTGTTCGCCTCCTTCACCATGGCCGTCACCATCGCCTTCGTCGGCGGCCGGCCGGCCATGATTTCCGCCGCCACCGGCGCCGTCGCCCTGGTCATTGCCCCGCTGGTGAAGTCCCACGGCGTGGATTACTTCATCGCCGCCGTCATCCTCGGCGGGATCTTCCAGATCATCCTGGGCCTATCCGGGGTGGCGAAGCTGATGCGCTTCATTCCACGCTCGGTGATGGTGGGCTTCGTCAACGCCCTGGCCATCCTGATCTTCATGTCCCAGGTCCCCGAACTGATCGGCGTGCCGTGGCTGGTCTACCCGCTGGCGGCACTGGCCCTGCTCATAGTCTTCGGCCTGCCCAAGCTCACGAACGTCGTTCCGGCCCCGCTGGTCGCGATCGTGGTCCTCACGCTCATCACCGTCCTGGCCGCCATCGCCGTTCCCACGGTGGGCGACAAGGGCGACCTGCCCGAGTCGCTGCCGTCGCTGTTCATCCCGAACGTGCCCTTCACGCTTGAGACCCTGCAGATCCTCTTCCCCTTCGCCCTGGCCCTGGCCTTCGTTGGCCTCCTCGAATCCCTGATGACCGCCAAGCTCGTGGACGACGTCACGGACACCCGCTCGCACAAGACCCGCGAAGCCTGGGGCCAGGGCGTGGCCAACATCGTCACCGGCTTCACCGGCGGCATGGGCGGCTGCGCGATGATCGGCCAGACCATGATCAACGTCAAAGCCTCCGGCGCCCGCACCCGCATCTCCACCTTCCTGGCCGGCGTCTTCCTGCTCATCCTCGTCGTCGCCCTCGGCGGCGTCGTGTCGGTGATCCCGATGGCAGCCCTCGTCGCGGTGATGATCTTCGTCTCCTGGGCCACCTTCGACTGGCACAGCATCCATCCCCGCACCCTGAAGATGATGCCCAAGAGTGAAACCATGGTCATGGTCGCCACCGTCATCGTCACCGTCGCCACGCACAACCTCGCCATCGGCGTCGGCGTCGGCGTGCTGGTGGCCATGGTGCTGTTCGCCCGCCGCGTGGCCCACTTCGTCACCGTCGAACGAACCGTAACCACCACGGACGGACACGAAACCGCCACTTATGTGGTGGACGGCGAACTGTTCTTCGCCTCCTCCAATGACCTGTACACCCAGTTCGAATACGCCCTGGACCCGGACCACGTCATCATCGACATGCACGCCTCCCACCTCTGGGACGCCTCAACCATCGCCGCCCTCGACGCCATTACGGAGAAATACCACCACCACGGCAAGGACGTGAAGATCATCGGCCTCAACGACGCGAGCATCACCATGCGTGAACGCCTCGGCGGCAAGCTCGGCGCCGGGCACTAGTGCAACACGTACGACGGCGGCACACGGCCGCCGTCGTACGCCTCTGGTTCAGAAAGCACGGGTACAAGGCCCGCCGCTGCCCGGCCGGCGTATCCGCCGCTGATGGACAGGGGCCAGGGCCAGGTTCACAATGAGGGTGTGGTGCACTGCCCCTGATGTTCACATTACCGGCGGCCTCGGATGCAGCTGGTCACGGAGGAGGACTAATGCGGACGACACTGTTGAGCGCCGCTGTTTTCGCTGCTTTTCTTGGAAGCATGTTGTGGATTCCCGTTGCGGCCATCGCCTCCGGGGGCTTCGGAAGCACCACTTCCCAGGTTTTGTCCGCCTCACCGGGAGTTGGCCAGGGACAGCAGCCTTCTCCTACTGACGCTCCGACGGGCCCCACTCCTGCGCCGACCGGAACGGCAACTCCGCCCGAATCTTCGCCGCCTCCCCCGGAAGGTGCAGGTGGCTCCGGAACGGTGCAGGCGGACAACAGCACGGCCCTCGTGATCGCGGGTGCGGTCATCCTGGTGGTTCTGCTCGTGGCGTTTTACCTGTGGCGGCGCCGGGGTTCGGTGCGAGATCTGTAAACGGCACAAGCGTGAGGCGGAATAGATGAAAGCGTTAGTAGTGGCGATCCTGGTTGTCGCCGCGGTTCTCTTCATCGTCGGTTTGA
The window above is part of the Pseudarthrobacter sp. NS4 genome. Proteins encoded here:
- a CDS encoding MerR family transcriptional regulator; protein product: MTARTGSDTMHIGELAERTGLSLRTIRHYDDVGLLPATARTDGGFRVYSEDDFERLMVIKQMKPLGFSLEEMAEILAMLASLSEAPPDAGHPARLAEFLERAVHERAKMARNLAQADDFIERLTRLR
- a CDS encoding SulP family inorganic anion transporter; its protein translation is MAVKTAGEAPAYTPEQLQSVRETLKSPRRLKTEVLAGLVVALALIPEAIAFSIIAGVDPRLGLFASFTMAVTIAFVGGRPAMISAATGAVALVIAPLVKSHGVDYFIAAVILGGIFQIILGLSGVAKLMRFIPRSVMVGFVNALAILIFMSQVPELIGVPWLVYPLAALALLIVFGLPKLTNVVPAPLVAIVVLTLITVLAAIAVPTVGDKGDLPESLPSLFIPNVPFTLETLQILFPFALALAFVGLLESLMTAKLVDDVTDTRSHKTREAWGQGVANIVTGFTGGMGGCAMIGQTMINVKASGARTRISTFLAGVFLLILVVALGGVVSVIPMAALVAVMIFVSWATFDWHSIHPRTLKMMPKSETMVMVATVIVTVATHNLAIGVGVGVLVAMVLFARRVAHFVTVERTVTTTDGHETATYVVDGELFFASSNDLYTQFEYALDPDHVIIDMHASHLWDASTIAALDAITEKYHHHGKDVKIIGLNDASITMRERLGGKLGAGH
- a CDS encoding SDR family oxidoreductase, translated to MKMAIAGGTGTVGRHVVELARERGHDVVSLSRSEGVDLVSGRGLEQALHGMDTVIDVSGIESMSTKKNVDYFTNSTQNLLAAEKKAGVRHHIALSIVGIDHATSGLYAGKRAQEDAVRHGGVPWTLLRSTQFHEFVPLTIKVASAGPLVVVPKMFTQPIAAREVAEALIAAAESGPQGRSTDLGGPRTEELADLVRAYLAKTGQRRRILEVPFPGPMGEAMRRGDLVPAPGAAVGRQTFLEWLETRSGGSGQEK
- a CDS encoding Hpt domain-containing protein → MQDEGLAPPLLDPSVLDRLRDDVDDDEGIWKVFVQSFIAQLPDRTERLRLTLTTGDLGGAIDAVLSLKTSSQMVGAQRLAGLALGLERSLREDESRAEPAVVLPHLAAAHLRRIKQCSRQTIYALQAWL
- a CDS encoding cation transporter — translated: MTSLQLSPAPGRRAVLTRRIRFFAAATITYNVVEAVVALWAGNVAGSAALIGFGLDSVIEVASAVALSWQLASKDPERREHLTLRIIALSFFALAAFVAADAVRSLAVGEPAGHSTPGIVIAALSLAIMPVLSWLQRRAGRELGSRTAVADSKQTLLCTYLSAVLLVGLLLNSTLGLWWADAIAALIIAAIAVREGINAWRGDACCAGCGGPAPAEQGPMTP
- a CDS encoding ArsR/SmtB family transcription factor, which translates into the protein METLTHAPVLARFGYAVSDPTRARILLALADGGAYPSDLAESIGVSRQSMSNHLACLRGCGLVVAVPDGRRTRYELADGRLGHAMRDLIGVVLAVDPACCAPDGTCTA
- a CDS encoding ANTAR domain-containing protein encodes the protein MAVQPVAGSRRTQNPGFLLDLITGAETDLDSVQRLAEAAAFALGGSGGVDCAATLTHAGRPPVTAGNVGAAACVADSEARYCDGPMVQAAAISGHVSVTGDGPSQRWQAYRRRLVGSGYGVALAVPLELDGRTSCVLVFLGTAGFEFTQDLVDEASRFAAVASQSMRLAVEVRSIRAAGDNLKTVLESRRSIDVACGVIMAQNSCSYPEAFSKLAGVSRQRNLKVRSVAENIVKAVTGGMPAARFDLPALA